A genomic window from Treponema maltophilum ATCC 51939 includes:
- the rpe gene encoding ribulose-phosphate 3-epimerase: protein MKKPLLAPSILSADFTDLASSFKKMEKDGADWIHIDVMDGSFVPNISFGQVVVRALRPLSPLPFDVHLMINNPEQHVESFAEAGADSLTFHWENVIHCHRLIERIHAMGKKAGISLVPSTPVSALEAVLPYVDIVLVMTVNPGFGGQKLIPLCLEKIKELVRLREKHGYAYAVSVDGGVNGRNVRTVAETGVDVIVSGSSFFDGTLQWESVKNESIG, encoded by the coding sequence ATGAAAAAGCCTTTACTCGCGCCGTCGATTTTGTCGGCCGATTTTACCGACCTTGCTTCGTCCTTTAAAAAAATGGAAAAGGACGGAGCCGACTGGATTCACATCGACGTGATGGACGGTTCCTTTGTGCCGAATATTTCGTTCGGACAAGTTGTCGTGCGTGCGCTGCGGCCATTGAGCCCGCTGCCTTTTGACGTTCATCTTATGATAAATAATCCGGAACAGCATGTCGAAAGCTTTGCCGAAGCGGGGGCCGATTCTTTGACCTTCCATTGGGAAAACGTTATCCACTGTCACCGCTTGATCGAGCGGATTCATGCGATGGGAAAAAAGGCCGGCATCAGCCTGGTGCCTTCCACTCCCGTGAGCGCGCTGGAAGCCGTGTTGCCCTATGTCGACATTGTGCTCGTCATGACCGTTAATCCCGGTTTCGGCGGGCAAAAACTGATACCGCTTTGTTTGGAAAAAATCAAAGAGCTTGTGCGCTTGCGCGAAAAGCACGGTTATGCTTATGCGGTTTCGGTTGACGGCGGCGTAAACGGACGCAATGTGCGCACCGTAGCCGAAACGGGAGTAGACGTTATCGTTTCGGGCTCGTCGTTTTTCGACGGTACCTTGCAGTGGGAGAGCGTAAAAAATGAAAGCATCGGGTAA
- a CDS encoding methyl-accepting chemotaxis protein, with amino-acid sequence MKQKRFSIRYKLILVFGLLILAAGFTLSVLAILSSRKAVIEKVETHLIDKATDVSRIIDGRIGSFWQFLEDIARMPMFTDPSVSNAEKIKLLKEQAAFNTSIQELDFSELNGTLHSVDGNAQVGDREWFQSARSGKTFLSEPLVSKTTQKLIQVIAVPIYDGNRRIIGVLSADIDGLWLSEQIKDLVVGKTGNCYIMGNSGIIIADKNAELVKGQANIIEQAKTNEALASPAAFLEHVLDTDESEIGYYTYEDESYIASFATMQTTDWSIIIRAPVNEFLGTVNTLRLSLIGLTGIILVIAFAVIYFVARTIVKPIQTAVDALQDIAHGDGDLTVRLPVHGNDEITDMAEYFNETIEKIGTSIKAVGNSSGSMAVIGNELASNMTQTASAVHEISSNIDGVKQQALTQAASVTETAATVEQIVRTINQLNESIETQASSVTESSAAIEQMVANIGSIGQTLEKTDEVIKTLADATGDGKETVVTANSVTQKIAEESGGLLEASNVIQHIASQTNLLAMNAAIEAAHAGEAGKGFAVVADEIRKLAEDSAEQGKTITNTLKTLSGEIEALSASSKTAEEKFNVIFSLAEQVKNMSDRLTEAMREQENGSKEVLSAIKSINAVTVEVKAGSEEMLKGGEGVAEEMRKLDDLTRIITDSMNEMATGAVQINNAIQEVNEITQKNKASIDSLTDEVKKFKV; translated from the coding sequence ATGAAACAAAAACGTTTTTCCATTCGCTACAAACTTATCCTTGTCTTCGGATTATTGATTTTGGCGGCGGGTTTTACCTTATCCGTTCTTGCCATACTTTCGTCGCGCAAAGCGGTTATCGAAAAAGTGGAGACGCACCTTATCGACAAGGCGACCGATGTTTCGAGAATAATAGACGGGCGTATCGGTTCGTTTTGGCAATTTCTTGAAGATATAGCGCGTATGCCCATGTTTACGGATCCCTCCGTTTCAAACGCGGAAAAAATCAAACTGCTCAAGGAACAGGCCGCGTTTAATACGTCCATTCAGGAATTGGATTTCAGTGAACTTAACGGTACGCTTCATAGCGTTGACGGGAATGCTCAGGTCGGCGATCGGGAGTGGTTTCAATCGGCACGGAGCGGGAAAACGTTTCTTTCCGAACCGCTTGTTTCAAAAACAACGCAAAAACTTATTCAAGTTATTGCCGTTCCGATCTACGACGGCAATCGCCGGATTATCGGTGTTTTGAGCGCCGATATTGACGGACTGTGGCTTTCCGAGCAGATTAAGGACCTTGTTGTCGGTAAAACGGGCAATTGCTATATTATGGGCAACAGCGGTATTATTATCGCCGATAAAAATGCCGAGCTGGTTAAAGGCCAGGCAAACATTATCGAGCAGGCGAAAACAAACGAAGCGCTTGCTTCGCCGGCCGCTTTTTTGGAACATGTTTTGGACACCGACGAAAGCGAAATCGGTTACTACACATACGAAGATGAATCGTACATCGCTTCTTTTGCGACAATGCAGACAACCGATTGGTCGATTATTATCCGCGCTCCCGTAAACGAATTTTTGGGGACGGTAAACACCCTGCGTCTTTCGCTGATAGGTCTTACCGGGATCATTTTGGTTATCGCGTTTGCCGTCATCTACTTTGTCGCGCGCACGATAGTAAAACCGATTCAAACCGCCGTCGATGCGTTGCAGGATATTGCGCACGGTGACGGAGATCTTACGGTACGTCTGCCCGTACACGGCAACGATGAAATTACCGATATGGCCGAATATTTCAACGAAACGATTGAAAAGATAGGCACATCGATAAAGGCCGTCGGAAACAGTTCCGGATCAATGGCGGTTATCGGCAACGAGCTTGCCTCGAATATGACGCAAACGGCAAGTGCCGTACACGAAATAAGCTCCAACATCGACGGCGTAAAACAACAGGCGCTCACGCAAGCGGCAAGCGTTACCGAAACGGCGGCAACGGTTGAACAGATTGTGCGCACAATCAATCAGCTTAACGAGAGTATCGAAACGCAGGCATCAAGCGTTACCGAGTCGTCCGCCGCTATTGAGCAGATGGTTGCAAACATCGGCTCGATCGGACAAACGCTTGAAAAAACCGACGAAGTGATCAAAACGCTTGCGGATGCGACCGGTGACGGCAAAGAAACCGTCGTCACTGCCAACAGCGTAACTCAAAAAATAGCCGAAGAATCGGGCGGTCTTTTGGAAGCCTCGAACGTCATTCAGCACATTGCGAGTCAAACCAATTTGCTTGCGATGAACGCCGCAATCGAAGCCGCCCATGCGGGCGAAGCGGGTAAGGGCTTTGCCGTTGTTGCCGATGAAATACGCAAACTTGCCGAAGATTCGGCTGAACAGGGTAAAACGATAACGAATACGCTTAAAACGCTGTCCGGCGAAATAGAAGCGCTGTCGGCTTCTTCGAAAACGGCGGAGGAAAAATTCAACGTTATTTTCAGTTTGGCCGAGCAGGTAAAAAATATGAGCGACCGTCTGACCGAAGCGATGAGGGAACAGGAAAACGGCAGCAAAGAAGTACTCTCAGCCATTAAAAGTATCAATGCGGTAACGGTTGAGGTAAAGGCGGGGTCCGAGGAAATGCTCAAAGGCGGCGAAGGAGTTGCCGAGGAGATGCGTAAGCTGGACGATCTTACCCGGATCATTACCGACAGTATGAACGAAATGGCTACCGGTGCCGTTCAAATAAATAACGCCATACAGGAAGTAAATGAAATTACGCAAAAAAATAAGGCGAGTATAGACAGCTTAACCGATGAGGTAAAGAAGTTCAAAGTGTAA
- a CDS encoding tetratricopeptide repeat protein produces MKASGKTFFAVCCALFLCAASFAQTQDASRYAYGEDLVYGLEAYKNKDWSNALFFLRKAAGVKESSSEEVWLLMILTEMHVGDYYAVLRDADVFSRRFPSSPYIPNIKYQIQLARFGLGLYEESAEGFSAFVSNYPDHPLLPSALFWAGESLYRQYEYARALPLYKRVIDEYPESPKYAESVYRIDLLKQREREEKLLYLLRVTGEEAASAREDYERQVKLLQGEEALSLKRNMQKLEEKLAALQASYEESRQQNEALNARVNELISENAQLTSDVARASQSAQAAENARKAAENASSSRQPAEDTMLIELKKKAKALEKLLGAQGEL; encoded by the coding sequence ATGAAAGCATCGGGTAAAACTTTTTTTGCCGTGTGCTGTGCGCTTTTTTTGTGCGCAGCATCTTTTGCGCAAACGCAAGACGCTTCCCGATATGCGTACGGCGAAGACTTGGTGTACGGGCTCGAAGCGTATAAAAATAAAGATTGGTCGAACGCTTTGTTCTTTTTGCGGAAAGCCGCAGGCGTAAAAGAGTCTTCTTCCGAAGAAGTATGGCTTTTGATGATTTTAACCGAAATGCACGTGGGCGATTATTACGCGGTTTTGCGCGATGCCGATGTTTTTTCGCGCCGCTTTCCTTCAAGTCCGTACATTCCGAATATAAAATATCAAATTCAGCTTGCGCGCTTCGGACTGGGGCTGTACGAAGAATCGGCCGAAGGTTTTTCCGCTTTTGTTTCAAACTATCCGGATCACCCCTTGCTGCCGTCGGCTTTGTTTTGGGCGGGTGAATCTTTATACCGGCAGTACGAATACGCGCGCGCACTTCCGCTATACAAGCGTGTTATCGACGAGTATCCGGAAAGTCCCAAATATGCCGAAAGCGTGTACCGCATCGATCTTTTAAAACAGCGCGAACGCGAAGAAAAACTTTTGTATTTGCTGCGCGTTACCGGCGAAGAAGCCGCCTCCGCGCGCGAGGATTATGAACGTCAGGTTAAATTGCTGCAGGGCGAAGAGGCGCTGAGTTTAAAGCGCAATATGCAAAAACTTGAAGAAAAACTTGCCGCTTTGCAGGCTTCGTATGAAGAAAGCCGGCAGCAAAACGAAGCGCTTAATGCGCGCGTAAACGAATTGATTTCCGAAAATGCGCAGCTGACGAGCGATGTCGCAAGGGCGTCGCAAAGTGCTCAAGCGGCCGAAAATGCCCGAAAAGCGGCGGAAAACGCGTCATCTTCCCGGCAGCCTGCCGAGGATACAATGCTTATCGAATTGAAAAAAAAGGCGAAAGCGCTTGAAAAGCTGCTCGGAGCTCAGGGAGAATTATAA